A DNA window from Mya arenaria isolate MELC-2E11 chromosome 17, ASM2691426v1 contains the following coding sequences:
- the LOC128223342 gene encoding uncharacterized protein LOC128223342, with translation MPGRRRGVKRRKTRQAETEPEEELSSPLDDVSKGNKNVVDFEEILQRSNVLETNTSFNIGCGAVAGNTPELVAASSTVPPLPAPITHLPCAPGGPSPIRLAPDDVAAHVPDLIRSQIRRGEFVNLALLLKGSLELTDFCSGTTLQLTAEGQLLSRPRECRDKIGTIEKWTDAFIIYMSIYIQANPSKASELLQYMWTIRECAGRQGGLAWRSYDEQFRLRQAFEPSSWAHINTDLWWRCMLMPAAATPAPSPRGTFPSRMARVCHFFNMGSCTWPNCRFRHICSSCGQGHSASVCTLSNRVPQRTQSFHTSQHFNVPRQPFRGRHPTSFNDNIRGATPRHF, from the coding sequence ATGCCAGGACGGAGGAGAGGAGTTAAGAGGAGGAAAACTAGGCAAGCGGAAACGGAGCCAGAGGAAGAGCTGAGCAGCCCGCTGGACGACGTGTCCAAAGGTAATAAAAACGTTGTTGACTTTGAAGAGATTCTTCAAAGATCAAATGTGTTAGAAACAAATACATCGTTTAACATAGGGTGTGGTGCGGTAGCGGGGAATACCCCCGAACTTGTAGCAGCGTCCTCCACCGTCCCTCCCCTGCCTGCCCCCATTACACATCTGCCTTGCGCGCCGGGGGGACCTAGTCCAATTAGGTTAGCCCCCGACGACGTAGCAGCCCACGTCCCCGACCTAATTAGAAGTCAGATCAGGAGGGGAGAATTCGTAAATTTGGCTCTGCTTCTGAAAGGTTCGCTCGAACTTACCGATTTCTGTTCGGGAACAACTTTACAATTGACGGCGGAAGGCCAGTTGCTCTCTAGGCCGAGGGAATGTAGGGATAAAATCGGCACGATCGAGAAATGGACCGatgcttttattatatacatgtccaTATACATTCAGGCCAATCCATCTAAAGCATCCGAGCTACTGCAATACATGTGGACGATTAGAGAATGCGCGGGACGCCAGGGCGGGCTGGCGTGGCGCAGCTACGACGAACAGTTTAGGCTACGGCAGGCATTCGAACCCTCATCATGGGCACATATTAACACGGACTTATGGTGGCGATGCATGTTAATGCCGGCCGCGGCCACGCCTGCCCCAAGCCCAAGGGGAACCTTTCCAAGCAGAATGGCGAGAGTGTGCCATTTTTTCAACATGGGCAGCTGCACGTGGCCTAACTGTAGGTTTCGGCACATTTGCTCTTCCTGCGGCCAAGGTCACTCAGCATCAGTATGCACATTATCCAACCGCGTACCACAGCGCACCCAGTCATTTCATACGTCACAACATTTCAATGTCCCGCGCCAGCCCTTTCGCGGGCGCCATCCCACCTCATTCAATGACAACATTAGGGGAGCAACACCACGTCATTTCTAA